Proteins encoded by one window of Ramlibacter tataouinensis:
- a CDS encoding Maf family protein, with amino-acid sequence MTFIYLASQSPRRRQLLEQLGVAHELLLPDPDEDTESIEAALPNEAPAHYVRRVTGLKLDAAMQRLQRRGLPPAPVLCSDTTVALGRTIFGKPADEAEAAAMLHELSGRSHRVLTAVAIQRGRTRREALSDSHVTFSRLTPAQIRRYVASGEPLGKAGAYAIQGQASAYIPRISGSYSGIMGLPMHETAMLLQSFGFDL; translated from the coding sequence ATGACCTTCATCTACCTCGCCTCCCAGAGCCCGCGCCGCCGGCAGTTGCTGGAGCAGCTCGGCGTGGCCCACGAGTTGCTGCTGCCCGATCCCGATGAGGACACCGAGTCCATCGAAGCCGCGTTGCCGAACGAAGCGCCGGCGCATTACGTGCGCCGCGTCACCGGGCTCAAGCTCGATGCGGCGATGCAGCGGCTGCAGCGCCGCGGCCTGCCGCCGGCGCCGGTGCTGTGCTCGGACACCACGGTGGCGCTGGGGCGCACGATCTTCGGCAAGCCGGCCGACGAGGCCGAGGCGGCCGCCATGCTGCACGAGCTCTCGGGCCGCAGCCACCGGGTGCTGACCGCGGTGGCGATCCAGCGCGGGCGCACGCGGCGCGAGGCCCTGAGCGATTCGCACGTGACGTTCTCGCGGCTGACGCCGGCGCAGATCCGCCGCTACGTGGCCAGCGGCGAACCCCTGGGCAAGGCCGGGGCCTATGCGATCCAGGGCCAGGCGTCCGCGTATATTCCCCGCATCAGCGGCAGCTACTCCGGCATCATGGGCCTGCCGATGCACGAAACCGCGATGCTGCTGCAATCCTTCGGCTTCGACCTCTAG
- the rng gene encoding ribonuclease G: MQQDILINWSPQETRVAIIEGGAMQELHVERTLERGLVGNVYLGKVARVLPGMQSAFIDVGMERAAFLHVADLHGSRPHEEPGNGRQAQPPVPIEKRVFEGQPLMVQVIKDPIGTKGARLSTQISIAGRLLVFLPQDDHVGVSQKIPHEQRDALRARLQALVGTPATGGGGGFILRTNGEDASDAELADDIAYLRKTWSRIREAATRLPAGSLLHQDLSLLQRVLRDLVTEETQTIRIDSREQFALLQAFGREFMPQAAERLQLYKGERPIFDLFNVDEEITRALGRRVDLKSGGYLIVDQTEALTTVDVNTGGFVGARNFDDTIFKTNLEAAHAIARQLRLRNLGGIIIVDFIDMQREDHRDAVLAEFRKQLGRDRVKTMAGGFSQLGLVEMTRKRTRESLAHMLCEPCASCQGAGQVRTARTVAYDILREILREARQFNPREYRIVASPKVVELFLDEESQHLAGLSDFIGKPISLQSESGMGQEQYDIVLL; the protein is encoded by the coding sequence ATGCAGCAGGACATACTGATCAACTGGTCCCCGCAGGAGACGCGGGTCGCCATCATCGAGGGCGGCGCCATGCAGGAGCTGCACGTCGAGCGCACGCTCGAGCGCGGGCTGGTCGGCAACGTCTACCTGGGCAAGGTGGCGCGCGTGCTGCCGGGCATGCAGTCGGCCTTCATCGACGTCGGCATGGAGCGCGCCGCCTTCCTGCACGTGGCCGACCTGCACGGCTCGCGCCCGCACGAGGAGCCCGGCAACGGCCGCCAGGCGCAGCCGCCGGTCCCGATCGAGAAACGCGTGTTCGAGGGCCAGCCGCTGATGGTGCAGGTGATCAAGGACCCGATCGGCACCAAGGGCGCGCGCCTGTCCACCCAGATCAGCATCGCCGGCCGCCTGCTGGTGTTCCTGCCGCAGGACGACCACGTCGGCGTGTCGCAGAAGATCCCGCACGAGCAGCGCGACGCGCTGCGCGCCCGGCTGCAGGCGCTGGTGGGCACGCCGGCCACCGGGGGCGGCGGCGGCTTCATCCTGCGCACCAACGGCGAGGACGCCAGCGACGCCGAGCTGGCCGACGACATCGCCTACCTGCGCAAGACCTGGTCGCGCATCCGCGAGGCCGCCACCCGGCTGCCGGCCGGCTCGCTGCTGCACCAGGACCTGAGCCTGCTGCAGCGCGTGCTGCGCGACCTGGTGACCGAGGAGACCCAGACCATCCGCATCGACTCGCGCGAGCAGTTCGCGCTGCTGCAGGCGTTCGGGCGCGAGTTCATGCCGCAGGCGGCCGAGCGGCTGCAGCTGTACAAGGGCGAGCGCCCGATCTTCGACCTGTTCAACGTCGACGAGGAGATCACCCGCGCGCTGGGCCGCCGGGTCGACCTGAAGTCGGGCGGCTACCTGATCGTCGACCAGACCGAGGCGCTGACCACGGTGGACGTCAACACCGGCGGCTTCGTCGGGGCGCGCAACTTCGACGACACCATCTTCAAGACCAACCTGGAGGCGGCGCACGCCATAGCGCGCCAGCTGCGGCTGCGCAACCTGGGCGGGATCATCATCGTCGACTTCATCGACATGCAGCGCGAGGACCACCGCGATGCGGTGCTGGCCGAGTTCCGCAAGCAGCTCGGGCGCGACCGGGTCAAGACCATGGCCGGCGGCTTCTCGCAGCTCGGGCTGGTGGAGATGACGCGCAAGCGCACCCGCGAGTCGCTGGCCCACATGCTGTGCGAGCCCTGCGCGTCCTGCCAGGGCGCCGGCCAGGTGCGCACCGCGCGCACCGTGGCCTACGACATCCTGCGCGAGATCCTGCGCGAGGCGCGCCAGTTCAACCCGCGCGAGTACCGCATCGTCGCCTCGCCCAAGGTGGTGGAACTGTTCCTGGACGAGGAAAGCCAGCACCTGGCCGGCCTGTCGGACTTCATCGGCAAGCCGATCTCGCTGCAAAGCGAAAGCGGGATGGGGCAGGAGCAGTACGACATCGTGCTCCTCTAA